Proteins found in one Pseudomonas mosselii genomic segment:
- the lspA gene encoding signal peptidase II: protein MDEPSLRKTQWYSLAIVIFAGDQAAKSYIDATTPLGWSHEVASFFNLVHALNPGAAFSFLAGAGGWQRWFFLAIAFAISAWLAWLLSRPLRKTEGLSYSLILGGALGNAFDRATRGHVIDYIDFHLHGWHWPAFNIADMAIVGGAIALVAQSFMSVENPAATKESQ from the coding sequence ATGGATGAACCATCTCTTCGCAAGACGCAGTGGTACTCACTCGCGATCGTTATATTCGCCGGCGATCAGGCAGCTAAGAGCTACATTGACGCGACAACTCCCTTGGGTTGGTCGCACGAGGTGGCGTCATTCTTCAACCTAGTTCACGCTCTCAATCCCGGCGCGGCGTTCAGCTTCCTTGCTGGCGCGGGCGGCTGGCAGCGGTGGTTTTTTCTGGCGATCGCGTTCGCAATATCGGCATGGCTCGCATGGCTGCTCTCCCGGCCGCTGCGCAAAACGGAAGGCCTTTCGTACAGCCTCATTCTGGGCGGCGCATTGGGCAACGCGTTCGACCGCGCCACGCGCGGGCACGTTATCGACTACATCGACTTTCACCTGCACGGCTGGCACTGGCCCGCCTTCAACATCGCTGACATGGCCATCGTGGGCGGGGCGATCGCGCTGGTGGCCCAGTCGTTCATGAGCGTGGAGAACCCGGCCGCCACAAAGGAGTCCCAGTGA
- a CDS encoding DUF5983 family protein, whose amino-acid sequence MSQNPNPFLRGYWNLKIVRTLSISYEDGSPHVWRNIHPSQQHLCDAALVSSPCIITSDFAVVRTGTEPVGAALIAECDAAEGGSGEGMVGAVVYAIHGDDFDGRPVHIGDTYSAEAAREVVQRLSFETGYYSRCWEISSAHISRETGQYLANLADLATPEAFLFIAFRIPYSPAIGVKLISTPWTDQHLQDVEGIAAEQLRQEHRSKGMPDELAQILELAGQADVRILILDADAPVLPGLSLAGE is encoded by the coding sequence ATGTCCCAGAATCCCAATCCCTTTCTACGCGGCTACTGGAATCTGAAAATCGTCCGCACGCTGTCCATCAGCTACGAGGACGGAAGCCCGCATGTTTGGCGAAACATCCACCCGAGCCAGCAGCACCTCTGCGACGCGGCGCTGGTTTCTTCTCCTTGCATCATCACCAGCGACTTCGCGGTGGTCAGGACTGGCACCGAACCTGTCGGCGCCGCACTGATCGCCGAATGCGACGCGGCTGAAGGGGGCAGCGGCGAAGGCATGGTGGGTGCCGTGGTGTACGCGATCCACGGCGACGACTTCGACGGCCGCCCCGTCCACATTGGCGACACCTATTCGGCCGAGGCCGCACGGGAAGTCGTGCAGCGGTTGAGCTTCGAGACCGGCTACTACAGCCGGTGCTGGGAAATCAGCAGCGCGCACATCAGCCGCGAAACCGGCCAGTACCTGGCCAACCTGGCTGACCTCGCGACGCCGGAGGCCTTTTTGTTCATCGCGTTCCGGATTCCCTACAGCCCGGCGATCGGCGTCAAGCTGATCTCCACGCCCTGGACGGACCAGCACCTGCAGGACGTCGAGGGGATCGCCGCCGAGCAGCTTCGGCAGGAGCACCGCAGCAAGGGCATGCCGGACGAGCTGGCACAGATCCTTGAACTGGCCGGCCAGGCCGACGTGCGCATCCTCATCCTCGATGCCGACGCACCCGTGTTGCCGGGCCTATCGCTGGCCGGCGAATAG
- the merR gene encoding Hg(II)-responsive transcriptional regulator encodes MENAQENLTIGAFAKAARVNVETIRFYQLKGLLPQPERPYGRIRRYGQADVARVKFVKSAQRLGFSLDEVGQLLKLEDGTHCSEAAELAAHRLADVRARMADLTRMEEALSTLVRECNAHHGNVSCPLIAALHCC; translated from the coding sequence ATGGAGAACGCTCAAGAGAATCTGACCATCGGGGCCTTCGCCAAGGCAGCCCGGGTCAACGTGGAGACGATCCGCTTCTATCAGCTCAAGGGCTTGCTACCCCAGCCGGAGCGGCCCTACGGTCGCATCCGCCGCTACGGGCAGGCGGACGTGGCGCGGGTGAAGTTCGTGAAGTCAGCCCAGCGCCTGGGATTCAGCCTGGATGAAGTCGGCCAGCTCCTGAAACTGGAGGACGGCACCCATTGCAGCGAGGCGGCCGAACTGGCTGCTCACCGGCTGGCCGATGTGCGCGCACGCATGGCGGACCTCACGCGGATGGAAGAGGCCCTGTCGACGCTAGTGAGAGAGTGCAACGCGCACCATGGCAATGTTTCCTGCCCGTTGATCGCAGCTTTGCATTGCTGCTAA
- the merT gene encoding mercuric ion transporter MerT: protein MSEPKNGCGALATGGVAAVLASACCLGPLVLVALGFSGAWIGNLTVLEPYRPIFIGAALIALFFAWRSIFRPAHACKPGDVCAVPQVRTAYKVIFWIVAALVLVALAFPYVLPLFY from the coding sequence ATGTCGGAACCCAAGAACGGCTGCGGCGCACTGGCGACCGGCGGCGTCGCGGCCGTCCTCGCCTCGGCCTGCTGCCTCGGCCCCCTTGTCCTGGTCGCGCTCGGCTTCTCTGGCGCGTGGATCGGCAACCTGACCGTGCTGGAGCCGTATCGGCCGATCTTCATCGGCGCAGCGCTCATCGCGCTGTTCTTCGCCTGGCGCAGCATCTTCCGACCAGCCCATGCCTGCAAGCCCGGCGACGTTTGCGCCGTGCCCCAAGTGCGGACTGCCTACAAGGTGATCTTCTGGATCGTGGCCGCCCTGGTTCTGGTTGCCCTCGCGTTTCCCTACGTCCTGCCGCTGTTCTACTGA
- the merP gene encoding mercury resistance system periplasmic binding protein MerP, whose product MKKLTTLTTLIALAAALSAPAWAATKTVTLSVPGMTCAACPITVKTALSKVAGVEKAEVSFEKREAVVTFDEAKTNADALTKATANAGYPSSVKQ is encoded by the coding sequence ATGAAGAAACTCACCACCCTCACCACCCTCATCGCCCTGGCCGCCGCTCTAAGCGCGCCCGCCTGGGCTGCCACCAAGACCGTCACCCTGTCGGTGCCCGGCATGACCTGCGCCGCGTGCCCGATCACGGTCAAGACGGCTCTGTCCAAGGTCGCCGGCGTCGAGAAGGCCGAAGTCAGCTTCGAGAAGCGGGAGGCCGTCGTCACCTTCGACGAGGCCAAGACCAATGCCGACGCCTTGACCAAGGCCACCGCAAACGCGGGTTACCCGTCCAGCGTCAAGCAGTGA
- the merA gene encoding mercury(II) reductase: protein MAEAITLHIEGMTCTSCAEHVQQALTNVPGVRAASVSYPQRQAEIEADAGVSVAPLVAAVATLGYRARLTDTPNKPAGLLDKALGWLGGETKHVGGEQALHVAVIGSGGAAMAAALKAVEQGARVTLIERGTIGGTCVNVGCVPSKIMIRAAHIVHLRRESPFDAGLPAAAPAVLRERLLAQQQGRVEELRHAKYEGILASTPAITVLRGEARFRDTRTLTVATADGGTHEVNFDRCLIATGASPALPPIPGLADTPHWTSTEALESSSLPERLAVIGSSVVAVELAQAFARLGSQVTILARSTLFFREDPAIGEAVTDAFRAEGIEVLDHTQASHVAYAGGEFVLTTGQGEVRADKLLVATGRAPNTRSLNLEAAGVEVNAQGAIVIDRAMRTSAPHIFAAGDCTDQPQFVYVAAAAGTRAAINMTGGDAALDLTAMPAVVFTDPQVATVGYSEAEAHHDGIETDSRLLTLDNVPRALANFDTRGFIKLVAEAGSGRLIGVQAVAPEAGELIQTAALAIRHRMTVQELADQLFPYLTMVEGLKLAAQTFNKDVKQLSCCAG, encoded by the coding sequence ATGGCCGAGGCGATCACCCTCCACATCGAAGGCATGACCTGCACGTCGTGCGCCGAGCACGTCCAGCAGGCTTTGACGAACGTGCCCGGCGTGCGCGCGGCCTCGGTGTCCTATCCGCAGCGGCAGGCCGAAATCGAGGCGGATGCAGGCGTGAGCGTGGCCCCGCTGGTTGCCGCAGTGGCCACGCTCGGCTATCGCGCACGGCTTACCGACACGCCGAACAAGCCTGCCGGCCTGCTAGACAAGGCGCTGGGCTGGCTCGGTGGCGAAACGAAGCATGTTGGCGGTGAACAAGCGCTGCACGTGGCTGTGATAGGCAGCGGCGGCGCGGCGATGGCGGCTGCCTTGAAGGCCGTGGAGCAAGGCGCCCGCGTCACGCTGATCGAGCGCGGCACCATCGGCGGCACCTGCGTCAATGTCGGCTGCGTGCCGTCCAAGATCATGATCCGCGCCGCGCACATCGTCCACCTGCGCCGCGAAAGCCCGTTCGATGCTGGCCTGCCGGCCGCAGCGCCCGCTGTACTGCGCGAGCGGCTGCTGGCCCAGCAACAAGGCCGCGTCGAGGAGCTGCGCCATGCCAAGTACGAAGGCATCCTGGCAAGCACTCCGGCCATCACCGTGCTGCGCGGCGAGGCCCGGTTCAGGGACACGCGCACGCTGACCGTGGCGACCGCTGACGGCGGCACGCACGAGGTGAACTTCGACCGCTGCCTGATTGCCACCGGCGCGAGCCCGGCGCTTCCGCCAATCCCGGGCCTTGCGGACACACCCCACTGGACCTCCACCGAGGCGCTGGAAAGCAGCTCGCTCCCCGAGCGGCTGGCCGTGATTGGTTCCTCCGTGGTGGCGGTCGAGTTGGCGCAAGCCTTCGCCCGGCTGGGCAGCCAGGTCACGATCCTGGCGCGCAGCACGCTGTTCTTCCGAGAAGACCCGGCCATCGGGGAAGCCGTAACAGACGCCTTCCGCGCCGAGGGCATCGAGGTGCTGGACCACACCCAGGCGAGCCACGTTGCCTATGCGGGCGGGGAATTCGTGCTCACCACCGGGCAGGGGGAAGTGCGCGCCGACAAGCTGCTGGTCGCCACCGGTCGCGCGCCGAACACGCGCAGCCTGAACCTTGAAGCGGCAGGCGTCGAAGTCAATGCGCAGGGAGCCATCGTCATCGACCGCGCCATGCGCACGAGCGCACCGCACATCTTTGCTGCCGGCGACTGCACCGACCAGCCGCAGTTCGTCTATGTGGCGGCGGCGGCCGGCACGCGCGCCGCGATCAACATGACCGGCGGCGACGCGGCGCTGGACCTGACGGCGATGCCGGCGGTGGTGTTCACCGATCCGCAGGTGGCGACCGTGGGCTACAGCGAGGCGGAAGCGCACCACGACGGCATCGAGACCGACAGCCGGCTGCTGACGCTCGACAACGTGCCGAGGGCGCTCGCCAACTTCGACACGCGCGGCTTCATCAAGCTGGTGGCGGAAGCTGGCTCAGGGCGGCTGATCGGCGTACAGGCGGTCGCGCCGGAAGCGGGCGAACTGATCCAGACGGCCGCGCTGGCGATCCGCCACCGGATGACCGTGCAGGAGCTGGCCGACCAGTTGTTCCCCTACCTGACCATGGTCGAGGGACTGAAGCTCGCGGCGCAGACCTTCAACAAGGACGTGAAGCAACTGTCCTGTTGCGCCGGATGA
- a CDS encoding Tn3 family transposase, with the protein MNAYSRANRRIYAALSDPLSATHRHRLDDLLKRHDNGKTTWLAWLRQSPVKPNSRHILEHIERLKAWQALDLPSGIERSVHQNRLLKIAREGGQMTPADLAKFEAQRRYATLVRSPSRAWPPSPTKSSTCTTASWASCSTLPSTSISSSSRRPARRSTPRCGWPPRSSRAR; encoded by the coding sequence ATGAACGCCTACAGCCGCGCCAACCGCCGCATCTACGCGGCCTTGTCCGATCCCCTGTCGGCCACCCACCGGCACCGCCTCGACGATCTGCTCAAGCGCCACGACAACGGCAAGACGACCTGGCTGGCCTGGCTGCGCCAGTCGCCCGTCAAGCCGAACTCGCGCCACATACTCGAACACATCGAGCGCCTCAAAGCCTGGCAGGCGCTCGACCTGCCTTCCGGCATCGAGCGGTCGGTGCACCAGAACCGCCTGCTCAAGATCGCCCGCGAAGGCGGCCAGATGACGCCCGCCGATCTGGCCAAGTTCGAGGCACAGCGCCGCTACGCGACCCTGGTGCGCTCGCCATCGAGGGCATGGCCACCGTCACCGACGAAATCATCGACCTGCACGACCGCATCCTGGGCAAGCTGTTCAACGCTGCCAAGCACAAGCATCAGCAGCAGTTCCAGGCGTCCGGCAAGGCGATCAACGCCAAGGTGCGGCTGGCCACCTCGATCAAGCAGGGCACGGTGA
- a CDS encoding DUF3085 domain-containing protein has translation MVLVKDQGVYFLAERGERRPDGRQALLAYAVGCNPDTDPFDDWWHLAGRELGGDDFAEYFDPKDGLFTRLQHSADDLVLSATATHLSLAVVPPA, from the coding sequence ATTGTCCTGGTCAAGGATCAGGGCGTGTACTTCCTCGCCGAGCGTGGGGAGCGTCGCCCGGATGGGCGCCAGGCACTGCTCGCCTACGCCGTCGGATGCAACCCGGACACCGACCCGTTCGATGACTGGTGGCACCTCGCCGGCCGCGAGCTGGGCGGCGATGACTTCGCGGAGTATTTCGACCCGAAGGACGGCCTGTTCACGCGCCTCCAGCACTCGGCGGACGATCTCGTGCTTTCCGCCACCGCCACGCACCTGTCCTTAGCAGTGGTGCCTCCCGCCTGA
- a CDS encoding DUF3577 domain-containing protein: protein MNTTSNEKSYFDLHTSGIGYIQRVREVPVRGGRRAQPFLACTIAALVGPARDPSYRYFDVKVSGAEAKKLVQRYIGVDDPKQRPLVRFRLGDLWGDVYIRDKGEQKGQAAASLKARLLKAELIDRAELASIEQHELITRGIGYLNRVKDVTPKAGDSFLSCTVAALAGPVDEPEYRYFDTIVATPEAEHLVRRCVQAVEGDRKVLIAFRLNDMKIDPYIRTKGEHAGEPAASLESTLVHIGLIKIDGTQVYPTSQAQAEAPPAEDASASEADDAIDTATEPAEREPEAQVQEQEPALAASF, encoded by the coding sequence ATGAACACCACGTCCAACGAGAAATCGTATTTCGACCTCCACACCTCGGGCATCGGCTACATCCAGCGTGTCCGTGAAGTGCCCGTCCGGGGCGGCCGCCGTGCGCAGCCTTTCCTGGCATGCACCATCGCCGCGCTGGTCGGCCCCGCCCGGGACCCCAGCTACCGCTACTTCGACGTCAAGGTCTCGGGTGCCGAGGCCAAGAAGCTCGTTCAGCGCTACATCGGCGTTGACGATCCCAAGCAGCGCCCGCTGGTGCGCTTTCGCCTCGGTGACCTGTGGGGCGATGTGTACATCCGCGACAAGGGTGAGCAGAAGGGTCAGGCCGCCGCGTCCCTCAAGGCGCGACTGCTCAAGGCCGAACTGATCGACCGGGCCGAACTGGCTTCGATCGAGCAGCACGAGTTGATCACCCGCGGCATCGGCTATCTCAATCGTGTGAAGGACGTCACCCCAAAAGCTGGCGACTCGTTCCTCTCTTGCACCGTCGCGGCACTGGCCGGGCCTGTCGATGAACCGGAGTATCGGTACTTCGACACCATCGTCGCCACCCCGGAAGCCGAGCACCTGGTTCGCCGGTGCGTTCAGGCCGTCGAGGGTGACCGCAAGGTGCTGATCGCCTTCCGTCTGAACGACATGAAGATCGATCCGTACATCCGCACCAAGGGTGAGCACGCCGGGGAACCGGCCGCCAGCCTGGAATCGACGCTGGTCCACATCGGTCTCATCAAGATCGACGGCACCCAGGTCTATCCGACGAGCCAGGCGCAAGCCGAGGCGCCGCCGGCCGAAGACGCATCCGCGTCCGAAGCCGACGATGCCATCGACACGGCCACCGAGCCCGCCGAGCGCGAGCCCGAGGCGCAAGTCCAGGAGCAGGAGCCGGCATTGGCTGCTTCGTTCTGA
- a CDS encoding DUF932 domain-containing protein: MSLVSRFAPQSPILRSDRPLSDDRIRAVVPSIFADAPHGSRSDRYAYIPTSTVLTKLRQEGFEPFMVCQTRVRNEDRREYTKHLIRLRHASQINGDEANEIILLNSHDGTSSYQMLAGMFRFVCHNGLVCGDTTADIRVPHKGDVASQVIEGAYGVLEGFERVHNARDAMRTITLDEGEAEVFANSALALKYDDPAKSTPVTESQLLAPRRWDDRKNDLWAVFNRVQENLVKGGLNGRTANGRNQRTRPVQGIDQNLRLNRALWLLAEGMRQLKA; encoded by the coding sequence ATGTCTCTGGTATCCCGCTTTGCTCCGCAATCCCCGATCCTGCGCTCTGATCGCCCACTCTCGGACGACCGCATTCGTGCCGTCGTTCCGTCGATCTTCGCCGACGCTCCACATGGGAGCCGGTCCGATCGGTATGCCTACATACCGACCTCGACCGTGCTGACCAAGCTGCGCCAGGAGGGCTTCGAGCCCTTCATGGTGTGTCAGACGCGCGTGCGCAACGAAGACCGGCGCGAGTACACGAAGCACCTCATCCGACTTCGCCATGCAAGCCAGATCAACGGCGACGAGGCGAACGAGATCATCCTGCTCAACAGCCATGACGGCACGAGCAGCTATCAGATGCTCGCCGGCATGTTCCGGTTCGTCTGCCACAACGGCCTGGTTTGCGGTGACACCACCGCAGACATCCGCGTTCCCCACAAGGGCGACGTGGCCAGCCAGGTGATCGAAGGTGCCTACGGAGTCCTCGAAGGTTTCGAGCGCGTGCATAACGCGCGCGATGCGATGCGCACCATCACCCTCGATGAGGGCGAAGCGGAGGTCTTTGCGAACTCTGCGCTCGCACTCAAGTACGACGATCCGGCCAAGTCCACGCCTGTCACCGAGAGCCAACTGCTGGCCCCTCGGCGATGGGACGACCGCAAGAACGACCTGTGGGCCGTCTTCAACCGCGTCCAGGAGAACCTAGTCAAAGGGGGCCTGAACGGACGCACGGCCAACGGCCGCAATCAGCGCACCCGTCCGGTGCAAGGCATCGACCAGAACCTGCGCCTGAACCGGGCGTTGTGGCTGCTGGCCGAAGGCATGCGCCAGCTCAAGGCGTGA
- a CDS encoding DUF3275 family protein, with protein MATPSASEKSVAPIVVPGQLTLRTIRGKNGPFTVGRLATHLGTFEVKDPELEQYPEGKYDGEFIIRYIFPKSYPVGGGMRFEIRASLDGMTLNGIDKLSRDEARSFATQDVDPLDEEQGAQPAATPAKPTKASRPAKPAPVQASADPLVDTTPFGVDAPPPATAAAPGSTEDGDAALFGLLWPLGESVKLDSTIDRRTLRAQIARLGELGYALDFKTQEWSRQAEPKPA; from the coding sequence ATGGCAACCCCATCGGCTTCCGAGAAATCTGTTGCGCCCATCGTCGTCCCCGGCCAGCTCACGCTGCGTACCATCCGCGGCAAGAACGGCCCGTTCACGGTTGGCCGCCTCGCGACGCACCTCGGTACTTTCGAGGTCAAAGACCCGGAGCTGGAGCAGTACCCCGAAGGCAAGTACGACGGGGAATTCATCATCAGGTACATCTTCCCGAAGTCCTATCCGGTCGGCGGCGGCATGCGGTTCGAGATCCGTGCCAGCCTCGACGGCATGACGCTCAACGGCATCGACAAACTCAGCCGCGACGAAGCCCGCAGCTTCGCCACCCAGGACGTCGATCCGCTCGATGAAGAGCAAGGGGCGCAGCCTGCGGCAACGCCGGCCAAGCCCACCAAAGCGTCCAGGCCCGCCAAGCCCGCACCCGTGCAGGCGTCCGCGGACCCGCTGGTCGATACCACGCCCTTCGGCGTGGATGCGCCACCGCCTGCTACGGCCGCTGCCCCCGGCAGCACCGAAGACGGTGACGCCGCGCTCTTCGGCCTGCTGTGGCCGCTGGGCGAGTCCGTGAAACTGGATTCGACCATCGACCGCCGCACCCTGCGCGCGCAGATCGCCCGCCTGGGCGAGCTGGGCTACGCGCTGGACTTCAAGACGCAGGAGTGGAGCCGCCAGGCCGAACCAAAACCTGCGTGA
- a CDS encoding DUF6094 domain-containing protein, translating to MALMFPRLARNFVKNGYFPTDEPTLERALNALMPSDGPMCILDPCAGEGVAIAEAAHALGREQAKAFAVEFDAERARHARGLVDHCLHADLMDTMVSKQSFGLLWLNPPYGDLSKDVNGNIGYQGQGRARLEKLFYQRTLSLLQYGGVLVFIVPGYVLDAELVGWLTRHYTDLRIYRAVETQFKQVVIFGRRVRQREQVPDGVKAVRNLLLQVGQGEVEAEELPSEWPFLPYIVPASPAEPEHFFRVTMEPEQFADEVGRLQGLWPSQDTHLGAAQQSLRPPARALSRWHLALALAAGAISGVVRSKTGRVLVVKGDTHKDKTLQREFTEREDGSIAETRILTDKFVPVIRAWDMTPGSATRGEVLTIR from the coding sequence ATGGCCCTCATGTTCCCGCGGCTCGCCCGCAATTTCGTCAAGAACGGATATTTCCCGACCGACGAACCCACGCTCGAAAGAGCGCTCAACGCACTGATGCCCAGCGACGGGCCGATGTGCATCCTCGATCCCTGCGCCGGCGAAGGCGTGGCGATCGCCGAAGCCGCCCATGCCCTCGGGCGCGAGCAGGCAAAGGCGTTCGCCGTCGAGTTCGACGCGGAGCGGGCGCGCCATGCCCGCGGCCTGGTCGATCACTGCCTGCACGCGGACCTGATGGACACGATGGTCTCCAAGCAGTCCTTCGGGCTGCTCTGGCTCAACCCGCCGTATGGGGACCTGTCCAAGGACGTCAACGGCAACATCGGCTATCAGGGCCAGGGCCGTGCCCGCCTTGAAAAGCTGTTCTACCAGCGCACGCTCTCGCTGCTGCAATACGGCGGCGTGCTGGTTTTCATCGTCCCCGGCTACGTGCTCGACGCGGAGTTGGTCGGCTGGCTGACGCGCCACTACACGGACCTGCGCATCTACCGAGCGGTGGAGACGCAGTTCAAGCAGGTGGTGATCTTCGGACGCCGGGTGCGCCAGCGCGAGCAGGTGCCCGATGGCGTCAAGGCCGTGCGCAATCTGCTGTTGCAGGTAGGGCAAGGCGAAGTCGAAGCCGAGGAACTGCCGAGCGAGTGGCCGTTCCTGCCGTACATCGTCCCCGCCAGCCCGGCCGAGCCAGAGCATTTCTTCCGCGTGACGATGGAGCCCGAGCAGTTCGCCGATGAGGTTGGCAGGCTGCAAGGCTTGTGGCCATCGCAGGACACGCACCTGGGGGCTGCGCAGCAATCGCTGCGTCCACCGGCGCGGGCCTTGTCCCGCTGGCATCTCGCCCTGGCTCTGGCCGCGGGTGCGATCTCGGGGGTTGTGCGCTCCAAGACCGGGCGCGTGCTCGTCGTCAAAGGTGACACCCACAAGGACAAGACGCTCCAGCGGGAGTTCACCGAACGCGAAGACGGCTCCATCGCCGAGACCCGCATCCTCACCGACAAGTTCGTTCCCGTCATCCGCGCGTGGGACATGACACCTGGCTCCGCGACACGGGGCGAGGTGTTGACCATTCGCTGA